The Rhipicephalus sanguineus isolate Rsan-2018 chromosome 4, BIME_Rsan_1.4, whole genome shotgun sequence DNA window ctggcaCGCAGCACGAAGGGCAGACGCCTGCAGTGTTGCATAAAATTTATATGGAGCTTCTTGATACCCAATGCCGCGTAACAAGAAAAGGGTGACCACTGCAacattgtctctctctctctcgcagttCCGCTACGACGTAAAAGCTGATGCTGGCGGTCGCAATCTGCGCAATTTCGAAGGCGGTGCTGAAGTGCGGGGCGAATACGACGTCTACCGGGCTCAAAACGGTGCCAAGGTGGTCCTGGGTGGCGGCGTCTCCCAGGATGTGCTGCGCCAACAAGGACGGACATTCAAGGGCAAGCCGGATGCCAACGTCGGTCTTGGAGTTGAAATACCCATCGGAAAATGAAACACATAATCAGTTCCTGTATTTATGTAAAGAACACTGTCAGTATCCCGAAGATACTTCTGCTTGGACGCAGGTTCCACTTCTTATGTTCATAAAACGGAGCTGATATTGCTAGCGTATTTTTCGATTTCTTTCATCCTCGGCCTTAAGATGATGTGGCCAAATATACGTAATTGTACGCTTGCGTGCCCACACTGTGATTTTCATCCTGGAGATACAGCAAATATACGTtactgcaaaaaaaattcggcagatcccacgcgctgtgggaatcgcttcatgcgaagcagtcagctagtacttctatgctgtatctcatggctttgagccaagcgttacgaggtggatcgacgtgtttttgtacgtgtagtagttgtgtgcacatcgtgggcttaccaggcacgtcgacaacactggcctttaaagggcccctcactaaATTTgtcaattttgagctaacgagcgcaatgcatacactgggcgttcacgatcacgtctgccaaaatttgcaacgctacgcgccgcggaaatgggtcaaatttcaagctgaacgctgcttgcccttgctctcgcgggcgcgcgctttagaaaatgaggggatgacgtacatgagaaaatggccctacgtagatggtagtgctgtgacgtcgctcctctacgtagacgactgtactctgacgtcgccaacagtagcacgtgacactgcgataattgtTTGACACGACACGCGTAGTTTGTGTAagttgttgcttgaatagattagtaaaacttgagagaaataatgacacacacaaatggaatgtgtgcgtctttttcattttttttcgtgaattgcagcgagatgcggggctaatgtgcctccctttcccatgcgttcgtgtctcCGCGGTTaccgcatcgagcagacgccagacctggaaacgaaagtaatgttctagcgcgttcgagcactcattatgctcatttattctaccgcgtctaAGTAAACCtcaatgcggcactggctcataataccgccattctcgtgcccgtacaaatgtctcaactttcatgcccgtctcGCAGAAActggcagtacaccacagagaacgccgacaaaacgcccacggccgctacataaaaaaaaaaaggtagcggccgtgcaacgctgcCCGCGTGCTCggactggctcgggcacgtcatgcgcacgtgactatgcatgcgcatgacgtgtacatgcgtatgtgtcaagtgaagagggcagggaagggatttggcttgcgaaggctacacggggcgagtggcaagggtttgaaactcgcctcctcgcatcgtggtttcgcgccgctacaaatgattgtttttctcagctcgtaatgaaccgatttaaAAAATTATTGcgacatactgctcttcattcggcacacaacaacttccagcgtctaagtcaaatttgctatgtggcctggtgaggggccctttaaagagtaacttatggtgcgacgtaacgtcagccctgatgttggagtacatacgtcagtattatctaaatgaagtgcactttatggtgctatCATGtcaattagagctgtgcacgggccgtatttccgagcccgagcccggcccgggcccactgacattgtcgaaggcccgcccgagcccgacggcaaagggctgcgagcccgcccggcccggcccgacgtacgaaaacacaatcccgggcccagcccggcctggcccggcccggcccggctttttgaaggttcgctgcgaaaacaaaacatcgttttccggtaatttgacattttattgagcatatcaaatatgatgaaacgacacacgacgaacagtctctattacacagattacaattTACAAGTAGACGACGGCCTCATGCAAGCAACAATGAAGTTCggtcgccaaagccgtcacgtgtatgcggtatgcccatgcaagcgtcagcttgcacgaaggcgatctacgtcgggtcgctgtcgcgtgcattttcactcgtatgggatttggccttaaatctaacgcggaacagttgcatggcgccgtcactagctcaggtggtgttactcctctgtttgtcggagtgcaacagaggcagtgctttacctgctccccgtatgtttaaagtagcgaatggaaaaggaaaagcggtaaagggcggtcgcggaaaaggcgctgtatacctgctggaaaacaattcccgctcattctctatatttcgggcttgagtcgggctttgcgccgggcccgagcccggcccgataaaactccaagtagcccgagcccggcccgggcccgaggtgaaaatacgtcggcccgcccgagcccggcccgcgggccgggccgggctcgggctttcgggctacctagagcccgtgcacacctctaatgtcAATATCATCgttactttcgttaatgtattcctccgatgtcgagcaatgcttcaatatagcttgctgaatcatagggatacaaatgtaacgtttcaTATTGCTACACTGTGATTTTCATCCTGGAGATACAGCAAATATACGTTATATAAActatagactgctataaaagcggagccagcactgcaaccgcagacgttaatctgatatgacgcctatatcgCAGTAGTACatgcgtagtgtttattgcttgcttgtaaaattagatagccagcaccacaaacacaattgacgttccaccgtcattacgcctgcataggctgcttttccaaaccagtttatacacctggcgtggctcggtggtagaatacctgattgccacgcagagtgcttgggttcgattcctgctgggatcctacttttattcttttcattcgtcgggtcaacgctgtcgatgtcggttttccttaacgctgtcgcacttaattaccaatgtctgttctcgccgtttctgggtagatataaactgccaatcacctgtggcgcataccatcaCACTGCGACCCGTGGTAAgcaggtatgtgtcacacgtgtctggaggaaagggtttgacgacgtacgcgacaggattttcacgttattgatgtcatgacccgacggtcatatttgtcaaatcctcttaccctcccacgccaattttgttctataccaagttaaggaggcgatcacgtgagcacccagatgtaggcggctagatagataggtagatagatagatagggagacagatggaaac harbors:
- the LOC119391060 gene encoding uncharacterized protein LOC119391060, whose protein sequence is MCRLSLILLVVIVAAVVVSADRRLPKFNFRPRPSRFRYDVKADAGGRNLRNFEGGAEVRGEYDVYRAQNGAKVVLGGGVSQDVLRQQGRTFKGKPDANVGLGVEIPIGK